In Zingiber officinale cultivar Zhangliang chromosome 8B, Zo_v1.1, whole genome shotgun sequence, a single genomic region encodes these proteins:
- the LOC122016829 gene encoding very-long-chain aldehyde decarbonylase GL1-2-like isoform X2, with product MMAAPLSSWPWANLGLYKYLLCAPLVAKAISDWNSHEGGVGWSVHLLILFILRGIIFQLSHTFSNMLYHTRRRRVIPHGLDFHQIDQEWDWDNFLILQALVASLVVWQVEPALDGVPVVQSKGWLMSLSLHVVVSEPLFYLLHRSYHREYIFSHYHSIHHSSLVPQPMTAAFGTPLENLAMTAVMALPLLGSFAVGYGSVGLVYAYVLAFDLLRCLGYSNVEVFPARIFHSLPFLRYLIYTPTYLSIHHKEKDCNFCLFMPLFDLLGKTMNKKSWDLQEEISSGKNDRVPDFVFLAHVVDVISSMHVPFVFRSLSSKPFVANPLLLICWPLAFVFMLLMWVFSKSFTLSFYYLRGRLHQTWVVPRYGFQYFLPFAREGINEQIEMAILRADKLGVKVLSLAALNKNESLNGGGTLFVSKHPDLKVRVVHGNTLTAAVILNEIPRDTVKEVFLTGATSKLGRAIALYLCRKNIRVLMLTLSTERFLKIQKEAPAEYQQYLVQVTKYQAAKNCKTWLVGKWLSPREQRWAPTGTHFHQFVVPPVIRFRRDCTYGNLAAMKLPKDVQGLGSCEYTMERGVVHACHAGGVVHCLEGWTHHEVGAIDVERIDVVWRAALKHGLTPA from the exons ATGATGGCTGCTCCTCTGTCTTCTTGGCCATGGGCCAACTTGGGACTCTACAAG TATCTGTTATGTGCGCCACTGGTAGCCAAGGCCATCAGTGACTGGAACAGCCATGAAGGAGGAGTAGGATGGTCTGTTCACCTTCTTATCCTCTTCATCCTGAGAGGCATCATCTTCCAGCTCTCGCACACCTTCTCCAACATGCTTTACCACACGAGAAGACGGAGGGTCATCCCCCATGGCCTGGATTTCCACCAGATTGACCAAGAGTGGGACTG GGATAATTTTCTGATATTGCAAGCTCTGGTTGCATCCTTGGTGGTGTGGCAAGTAGAACCAGCGTTGGACGGGGTGCCTGTGGTGCAGAGCAAGGGATGGCTGATGTCTCTGTCGCTGCATGTGGTGGTCTCTGAGCCTCTGTTCTACTTGCTTCACAGGAGCTATCACAGAGAATACATCTTCTCTCACTACCATTCAATTCACCATTCATCATTGGTACCCCAGCCTATGACGG CCGCGTTTGGGACGCCACTGGAGAACCTGGCGATGACGGCTGTGATGGCGCTGCCGCTGCTTGGATCCTTCGCCGTCGGCTATGGCTCTGTGGGTCTCGTGTACGCCTACGTGCTCGCCTTCGATTTATTGAGGTGTTTGGGTTACAGCAACGTGGAGGTGTTCCCCGCACGCATCTTCCACTCACTGCCCTTCTTACGTTACCTCATCTACACTCCCAC GTATTTAAGCATTCACCACAAGGAAAAGGATTGCAACTTTTGCCTTTTCATGCCCCTCTTTGATTTGCTGGGGAAGACGATGAATAAGAAGTCATGGGACTTGCAGGAGGAGATAAGCTCAG GGAAGAATGATCGGGTTCCAGACTTTGTCTTCTTGGCGCACGTTGTGGATGTGATCTCGTCCATGCACGTACCCTTCGTGTTTCGCTCGCTCTCTTCGAAGCCATTTGTGGCTAATCCCTTGTTGTTGATATGTTGGCCGTTAGCCTTCGTGTTCATGCTCTTGATGTGGGTGTTCTCCAAGAGTTTCACCCTCTCTTTCTACTACTTGAGAGGCCGCTTGCATCAGACCTGGGTCGTCCCGAGATATGGCTTTCAG TATTTTTTGCCCTTTGCGAGAGAAGGCATCAATGAGCAGATTGAGATGGCGATACTGAGGGCTGATAAGTTGGGAGTTAAAGTCCTTAGCCTTGCAGCATTGAATAAG AACGAATCGCTCAATGGCGGTGGGACGCTATTCGTGAGCAAACACCCAGATTTAAAAGTTCGAGTCGTCCATGGCAACACCTTGACGGCGGCCGTCATCCTGAATGAGATCCCGAGGGATACTGTAAAGGAGGTCTTCTTGACTGGAGCTACGTCCAAGCTTGGGAGGGCAATCGCGCTCTACCTTTGCAGAAAAAATATACGAGTGCTA ATGTTGACTTTGTCGACCGAAAGATTTCTAAAGATCCAGAAGGAGGCCCCGGCAGAGTACCAACAGTATCTCGTTCAAGTGACCAAGTATCAAGCAGCAAAAAATTGCAAG ACTTGGCTAGTTGGGAAGTGGCTCTCACCCAGGGAACAGAGATGGGCGCCGACAGGCACACACTTCCACCAATTCGTGGTGCCTCCCGTCATCCGCTTCCGAAGGGACTGTACCTATGGAAACTTGGCCGCCATGAAACTCCCCAAGGACGTTCAAGGACTAGGATCATGTgag TACACGATGGAGCGAGGTGTGGTGCATGCTTGCCATGCCGGAGGAGTTGTTCACTGCTTGGAAGGTTGGACGCATCATGAGGTTGGCGCTATTGATGTGGAACGGATTGACGTGGTGTGGAGAGCTGCATTGAAGCATGGGCTGACACCCGCTTGA
- the LOC122016829 gene encoding very-long-chain aldehyde decarbonylase GL1-2-like isoform X1, with the protein MMAAPLSSWPWANLGLYKYLLCAPLVAKAISDWNSHEGGVGWSVHLLILFILRGIIFQLSHTFSNMLYHTRRRRVIPHGLDFHQIDQEWDWDNFLILQALVASLVVWQVEPALDGVPVVQSKGWLMSLSLHVVVSEPLFYLLHRSYHREYIFSHYHSIHHSSLVPQPMTAAFGTPLENLAMTAVMALPLLGSFAVGYGSVGLVYAYVLAFDLLRCLGYSNVEVFPARIFHSLPFLRYLIYTPTYLSIHHKEKDCNFCLFMPLFDLLGKTMNKKSWDLQEEISSGKNDRVPDFVFLAHVVDVISSMHVPFVFRSLSSKPFVANPLLLICWPLAFVFMLLMWVFSKSFTLSFYYLRGRLHQTWVVPRYGFQYFLPFAREGINEQIEMAILRADKLGVKVLSLAALNKNESLNGGGTLFVSKHPDLKVRVVHGNTLTAAVILNEIPRDTVKEVFLTGATSKLGRAIALYLCRKNIRVLMLTLSTERFLKIQKEAPAEYQQYLVQVTKYQAAKNCKVLKNCNYIYIYISRKSNFKRVKLLQTWLVGKWLSPREQRWAPTGTHFHQFVVPPVIRFRRDCTYGNLAAMKLPKDVQGLGSCEYTMERGVVHACHAGGVVHCLEGWTHHEVGAIDVERIDVVWRAALKHGLTPA; encoded by the exons ATGATGGCTGCTCCTCTGTCTTCTTGGCCATGGGCCAACTTGGGACTCTACAAG TATCTGTTATGTGCGCCACTGGTAGCCAAGGCCATCAGTGACTGGAACAGCCATGAAGGAGGAGTAGGATGGTCTGTTCACCTTCTTATCCTCTTCATCCTGAGAGGCATCATCTTCCAGCTCTCGCACACCTTCTCCAACATGCTTTACCACACGAGAAGACGGAGGGTCATCCCCCATGGCCTGGATTTCCACCAGATTGACCAAGAGTGGGACTG GGATAATTTTCTGATATTGCAAGCTCTGGTTGCATCCTTGGTGGTGTGGCAAGTAGAACCAGCGTTGGACGGGGTGCCTGTGGTGCAGAGCAAGGGATGGCTGATGTCTCTGTCGCTGCATGTGGTGGTCTCTGAGCCTCTGTTCTACTTGCTTCACAGGAGCTATCACAGAGAATACATCTTCTCTCACTACCATTCAATTCACCATTCATCATTGGTACCCCAGCCTATGACGG CCGCGTTTGGGACGCCACTGGAGAACCTGGCGATGACGGCTGTGATGGCGCTGCCGCTGCTTGGATCCTTCGCCGTCGGCTATGGCTCTGTGGGTCTCGTGTACGCCTACGTGCTCGCCTTCGATTTATTGAGGTGTTTGGGTTACAGCAACGTGGAGGTGTTCCCCGCACGCATCTTCCACTCACTGCCCTTCTTACGTTACCTCATCTACACTCCCAC GTATTTAAGCATTCACCACAAGGAAAAGGATTGCAACTTTTGCCTTTTCATGCCCCTCTTTGATTTGCTGGGGAAGACGATGAATAAGAAGTCATGGGACTTGCAGGAGGAGATAAGCTCAG GGAAGAATGATCGGGTTCCAGACTTTGTCTTCTTGGCGCACGTTGTGGATGTGATCTCGTCCATGCACGTACCCTTCGTGTTTCGCTCGCTCTCTTCGAAGCCATTTGTGGCTAATCCCTTGTTGTTGATATGTTGGCCGTTAGCCTTCGTGTTCATGCTCTTGATGTGGGTGTTCTCCAAGAGTTTCACCCTCTCTTTCTACTACTTGAGAGGCCGCTTGCATCAGACCTGGGTCGTCCCGAGATATGGCTTTCAG TATTTTTTGCCCTTTGCGAGAGAAGGCATCAATGAGCAGATTGAGATGGCGATACTGAGGGCTGATAAGTTGGGAGTTAAAGTCCTTAGCCTTGCAGCATTGAATAAG AACGAATCGCTCAATGGCGGTGGGACGCTATTCGTGAGCAAACACCCAGATTTAAAAGTTCGAGTCGTCCATGGCAACACCTTGACGGCGGCCGTCATCCTGAATGAGATCCCGAGGGATACTGTAAAGGAGGTCTTCTTGACTGGAGCTACGTCCAAGCTTGGGAGGGCAATCGCGCTCTACCTTTGCAGAAAAAATATACGAGTGCTA ATGTTGACTTTGTCGACCGAAAGATTTCTAAAGATCCAGAAGGAGGCCCCGGCAGAGTACCAACAGTATCTCGTTCAAGTGACCAAGTATCAAGCAGCAAAAAATTGCAAGGTGCTAAAAAAttgcaattatatatatatatacatatcaaGAAAATCCAACTTTAAACGAGTGAAATTGTTGCAGACTTGGCTAGTTGGGAAGTGGCTCTCACCCAGGGAACAGAGATGGGCGCCGACAGGCACACACTTCCACCAATTCGTGGTGCCTCCCGTCATCCGCTTCCGAAGGGACTGTACCTATGGAAACTTGGCCGCCATGAAACTCCCCAAGGACGTTCAAGGACTAGGATCATGTgag TACACGATGGAGCGAGGTGTGGTGCATGCTTGCCATGCCGGAGGAGTTGTTCACTGCTTGGAAGGTTGGACGCATCATGAGGTTGGCGCTATTGATGTGGAACGGATTGACGTGGTGTGGAGAGCTGCATTGAAGCATGGGCTGACACCCGCTTGA
- the LOC122015310 gene encoding ADP-ribosylation factor 1-like, translating into MGILFTRMLSSLFGNREARILVLGLDNAGKTTILYRLQMGEVVSTIPTIGFNVETVQYNNIKLQVWDLGGQTSIRPYWRCYFPNTQAIIYVVDSSDTDRLVTAKDEFHAILEEEELKGAVVLVYANKQDLPGALDDAAITEALELHKIKNRQWAIFKTSAIKGEGLFEGLDWLSNTLKSG; encoded by the exons ATGGGCATCCTCTTCACGCGGATGCTCTCCTCGCTCTTCGGCAATCGTGAGGCACGGATCCTCGTTCTAGGCCTCGATAATGCTGGGAAAACCACCATTCTCT ATCGGCTTCAGATGGGCGAGGTTGTTTCTACGATACCAA CGATTGGATTTAATGTGGAGACGGTGCAATACAACAATATCAAGTTGCAGGTCTGGGATCTGG GTGGACAGACAAGTATCAG ACCATATTGGAGATGCTACTTTCCAAACACTCAAGCTATCATATATGTTGTTGATTCGAGTGACACCGATCGATTGGTTACTGCTAAGGATGAATTCCATGCTATCTTAGAG GAGGAAGAGCTAAAAGGTGCTGTTGTCCTTGTGTATGCTAATAAGCAG GATCTCCCTGGCGCTTTGGATGATGCTGCAATAACAGAAGCCTTGGAACTTCACAAGATCAAAAATCGACAGTGGGCTATCTTCAAAACTTCAGCTATAAAAGGAGAAGGGCTATTTGAGGGCTTGGATTG GCTTAGCAACACTTTAAAATCTGGCTGA